In Chthonomonas sp., a single genomic region encodes these proteins:
- a CDS encoding helix-turn-helix domain-containing protein, whose product MEIVWRALSSPHRRQILDLLREGPLTTSQLTHYLPDLSRFAVMQHLQVLEQANLVLPRREGRQRLNFSNAIPIREVLGRWLSEHSDAAAETALHLRRYAETPTKENDVMHSATVSTPFRCVKIEMEMTIDASPERVYNALVHEMDNWWPHRFRGDSTVVVDARVGGIIEEQFVEGGGALFGTIAELSPGRRLVTVSPSVMNSTYSSHNVETFTLLESGQCLYAKKLTLFGDVPEELEKMFRDGSKALMEDALRGYLASGKQYQKEARS is encoded by the coding sequence TTGGAAATCGTTTGGCGTGCGCTCTCGAGCCCTCATCGGCGGCAGATCCTAGATTTGCTGCGAGAGGGTCCGCTAACCACCAGCCAACTGACGCACTACTTGCCGGATCTGAGCCGCTTTGCGGTGATGCAACATCTGCAAGTGCTGGAGCAGGCGAACTTGGTCCTCCCGCGCAGGGAAGGCCGGCAACGCCTGAACTTCAGTAACGCGATCCCCATTCGCGAGGTGCTCGGTCGGTGGCTTAGTGAACACTCGGATGCAGCGGCTGAGACGGCCCTACACTTACGACGGTACGCAGAAACACCTACTAAGGAGAACGATGTGATGCACTCTGCAACAGTATCTACACCATTTCGATGCGTGAAGATCGAGATGGAAATGACGATCGACGCCTCGCCCGAGAGGGTCTACAACGCACTGGTCCACGAGATGGACAACTGGTGGCCGCACCGCTTCCGAGGTGACTCGACGGTTGTGGTCGATGCGCGGGTGGGCGGGATCATCGAAGAACAGTTCGTCGAGGGCGGCGGTGCCTTGTTCGGAACAATCGCCGAGCTGAGCCCTGGACGCCGGCTGGTAACGGTCTCGCCAAGCGTGATGAACTCCACGTATTCATCGCACAACGTTGAGACGTTTACCCTCCTCGAATCCGGCCAGTGCCTGTACGCCAAAAAACTGACGCTCTTTGGGGATGTGCCAGAAGAGCTCGAGAAGATGTTCCGGGATGGATCGAAGGCGCTGATGGAAGATGCGCTGCGCGGGTATCTTGCGTCCGGGAAGCAATATCAGAAGGAGGCAAGGTCATGA